In a genomic window of Infirmifilum sp. NZ:
- a CDS encoding NADH-quinone oxidoreductase subunit B family protein: MWDYMISGVRRRSLWLYHFNSGGCNGCDIEFVASLTPRYDLERLGIQLVPSPRHADVLVVTGPVTALSASPLKTVYDQMPEPKIVIALGTCACTGGIFSNCYNVIGGADKVVPVDVKIPGCPANPGTLLSYLSRLRGVNTNGKR; the protein is encoded by the coding sequence TTGTGGGACTATATGATAAGCGGTGTAAGGCGTAGAAGTCTGTGGCTTTACCACTTCAATTCAGGAGGCTGCAACGGTTGCGACATAGAGTTCGTTGCCTCCCTAACCCCGCGCTACGACCTCGAAAGGCTAGGCATCCAATTAGTCCCAAGCCCAAGGCATGCAGACGTCCTGGTAGTGACGGGGCCCGTAACCGCACTCTCCGCCAGCCCCCTCAAAACCGTGTACGATCAGATGCCTGAGCCGAAAATCGTCATAGCACTTGGAACCTGCGCGTGCACGGGCGGCATTTTCTCGAACTGCTACAACGTCATTGGCGGCGCCGACAAGGTCGTTCCCGTAGACGTCAAGATCCCCGGGTGCCCAGCCAACCCTGGTACACTTCTCTCTTACTTGTCGAGGCTCCGAGGGGTGAACACGAATGGGAAGCGCTAG
- a CDS encoding hydrogenase large subunit yields the protein MGSARLQEKHRVTPNEFNQRLKDFMGYGYTHLIAITAVDRGSYIEALYHLGDLSGRVEHLSVELPKGNPVLPDISPLVPGAAFYEREVSDLFGVRFEGLGEQGRFILPDCYPREAPPPLLKDTKPETVREYLSKATTCEVQAVTMQAPLSPESVVVPFGPYHPALKEPEHLSLVVEGEVIKKAFVRIGFVHRGIEKAAESRTFLRDVFLLERVCGICSTHHAWTFVEAVERLLGIDPPKRAHYLRTLVAELERMHSHSLWLGLVGYWMGFESMFMWVWGMRETIMDILEELTGNRVHKSFVTIGGVRRDVGDEKLKSVAQRVAEFEKSVSRVLEEIVSVDEFIERTRNVGSYNVDQARSYVTVGPVRRAAGDPYDVRRIEPYGAYGELDFEVVMSNKGDVFNLVLVRLKELEESAGLVGQIVAKMPSGNPVPQRYFMGTVPEGEAYARTEAPRGELFYYVNSNNTHSPYRVKIRTPTLPNIQLAASILEGATLSDLPLIVTSIDPCFSCMDRVQVYDTGSGAPRVLTLDDFVRKTRGRRVMG from the coding sequence ATGGGAAGCGCTAGACTGCAGGAAAAGCACAGGGTAACGCCAAACGAGTTCAACCAGAGGCTCAAGGATTTCATGGGCTACGGCTACACTCACCTGATAGCGATAACGGCTGTCGACAGGGGGAGCTACATCGAGGCCCTGTACCATCTTGGAGATCTGTCTGGAAGAGTCGAGCACCTCTCAGTGGAGTTGCCCAAGGGTAACCCCGTCCTACCGGACATCTCGCCCTTAGTCCCAGGGGCGGCTTTCTACGAGCGAGAAGTCTCCGATCTCTTCGGAGTAAGGTTCGAGGGCCTAGGCGAGCAGGGCAGGTTCATACTGCCGGACTGCTATCCACGAGAGGCTCCGCCACCCCTCCTCAAGGACACAAAGCCAGAGACTGTAAGAGAGTACCTGTCGAAAGCGACCACATGCGAGGTCCAAGCCGTTACAATGCAGGCACCTCTATCCCCCGAAAGCGTCGTCGTCCCCTTTGGGCCCTACCACCCTGCCCTGAAGGAGCCAGAGCACCTCAGCCTGGTGGTTGAGGGAGAAGTAATTAAGAAGGCTTTCGTCAGGATAGGCTTTGTACACAGGGGCATCGAGAAAGCGGCCGAGTCGAGAACGTTCCTCAGGGACGTCTTCTTACTTGAACGCGTCTGCGGGATCTGTAGCACCCACCACGCTTGGACTTTCGTTGAGGCTGTCGAAAGGCTTCTCGGCATCGATCCCCCCAAGAGAGCGCACTACCTCCGCACACTCGTAGCTGAGCTCGAGAGGATGCACTCTCACTCCCTGTGGCTCGGTCTAGTGGGTTACTGGATGGGCTTCGAGTCAATGTTCATGTGGGTTTGGGGAATGCGTGAGACAATAATGGACATACTGGAAGAGCTGACCGGTAACAGGGTGCACAAGTCTTTCGTCACAATCGGTGGGGTGAGGAGGGATGTCGGCGACGAGAAGCTGAAAAGCGTCGCTCAGAGGGTCGCGGAGTTCGAGAAATCGGTGAGCAGGGTACTTGAAGAGATTGTGAGCGTCGACGAGTTTATCGAACGGACGAGGAATGTGGGCTCCTACAATGTAGACCAGGCCCGGAGCTACGTGACCGTCGGCCCTGTAAGGCGCGCAGCAGGTGACCCTTACGATGTAAGGAGGATTGAGCCCTACGGAGCATACGGGGAGCTGGACTTCGAGGTTGTAATGAGCAACAAGGGTGATGTCTTCAACCTAGTTCTCGTAAGGCTCAAAGAGCTGGAAGAGTCAGCCGGGCTAGTCGGGCAAATCGTGGCCAAGATGCCCTCCGGAAACCCTGTACCACAGAGGTACTTCATGGGGACTGTTCCAGAAGGCGAGGCTTACGCCAGAACTGAGGCTCCCAGAGGGGAGCTCTTCTACTACGTCAACTCGAACAACACGCACTCACCATACAGGGTTAAGATTAGAACACCCACGCTTCCTAACATCCAGCTAGCGGCGAGCATACTGGAAGGGGCAACTCTTTCGGACTTACCCCTAATCGTGACGAGCATAGACCCATGCTTCAGCTGCATGGACCGAGTTCAGGTCTATGACACGGGTAGTGGAGCTCCGCGCGTTTTAACGCTAGACGATTTTGTTCGGAAAACTAGAGGAAGAAGGGTGATGGGATGA
- a CDS encoding 4Fe-4S binding protein → MKANSSLKVVVMSLRSLLGKPVTLDLARAARNGAARGYPKVNPGKCLGCGLCARSCPPGAIAMRSVGKRVVGGREVDKQAPEFDYYRCIYCGLCADVCPAKAIEMAKGSPLEVLPALALATTQLDPRVGAVVAFLSIFLVALAVYVVAGALAPRGVHSEKAREPFTGGVPVAPRWEKYYVPSIFAFILFFLVVESVAFMLVLKPQPQVALLAITVLLAILVEGLNLLREG, encoded by the coding sequence ATGAAGGCAAACAGCTCTCTGAAGGTTGTAGTGATGTCGCTTAGGAGCCTCCTCGGTAAACCCGTAACTTTAGACTTGGCGCGCGCGGCTCGAAACGGGGCAGCACGCGGCTACCCTAAGGTAAACCCGGGGAAGTGTCTCGGGTGCGGCCTGTGTGCGCGTTCATGCCCGCCAGGGGCAATAGCGATGAGGAGCGTCGGAAAGAGGGTTGTTGGCGGAAGGGAGGTTGACAAGCAAGCCCCAGAGTTCGACTACTACAGGTGCATATACTGTGGCCTCTGCGCGGACGTTTGCCCGGCGAAAGCGATTGAGATGGCTAAAGGCTCCCCTCTAGAAGTGTTGCCCGCACTAGCTCTAGCCACAACCCAGCTTGACCCCCGCGTGGGAGCAGTGGTAGCCTTCCTCTCAATCTTCCTTGTCGCGTTAGCGGTATATGTCGTAGCCGGTGCTCTGGCGCCGCGGGGTGTGCACTCAGAGAAGGCGCGGGAGCCCTTCACGGGCGGTGTGCCTGTAGCCCCCCGCTGGGAAAAATACTACGTTCCCAGTATCTTCGCCTTCATACTCTTCTTCTTGGTCGTGGAGTCTGTAGCCTTCATGCTTGTGCTGAAGCCGCAGCCGCAAGTAGCCCTACTCGCGATCACCGTACTACTCGCGATCCTCGTGGAGGGCCTGAACCTACTCCGAGAGGGGTGA
- a CDS encoding complex I subunit 1/NuoH family protein, giving the protein MLEALLQALVFPGLFFSVTMAFWFEYIERKITARVQTRVGPLYAGPKGLLQPVYDFLKLLGKEELIPRNADPLLFQLAPVIAVTIPVFGMTYIPVASTSMPLSFQGDVLLVLLLLALSAFTIALAGYSATTPYTSLGVGRLLIQYSMYESVFALCIAAAAVQASALSLEGIVTYQALHGPLALYQPIGFAVALIALLAKLEKRPFDLPHAKQEIAAGWQTEFSGRSLAYLRLYSDLSMTWGISLVTTFYLGGPLGPGYPELGPVAGFLWFGLKALLVSIAITLVSASSGRIRAVGLARRFWGRLFPLTLIQLVLAFLLRWFVCW; this is encoded by the coding sequence GTGCTGGAGGCGTTGCTTCAGGCGCTGGTGTTCCCTGGGCTCTTTTTCTCGGTGACCATGGCTTTCTGGTTCGAGTACATTGAGAGGAAAATCACAGCAAGAGTGCAGACGCGCGTAGGCCCCCTTTACGCTGGGCCGAAGGGGCTCTTGCAGCCCGTGTACGACTTCCTGAAGCTCCTCGGGAAAGAGGAGCTTATCCCGCGGAACGCGGACCCGTTGCTGTTCCAGCTGGCCCCGGTCATAGCGGTTACAATCCCCGTATTCGGAATGACGTACATCCCCGTAGCCTCGACGTCCATGCCGCTGAGCTTCCAGGGAGATGTCCTCCTCGTCCTCCTGCTTTTAGCGCTGTCGGCGTTCACGATAGCGCTAGCCGGATACAGCGCGACTACCCCGTACACCTCCCTGGGCGTCGGGAGACTCCTTATACAGTACTCCATGTACGAGAGTGTTTTCGCCCTATGCATTGCAGCGGCAGCGGTTCAGGCCTCGGCTCTAAGCCTCGAAGGCATAGTGACCTACCAGGCCCTTCACGGCCCCCTCGCGCTGTACCAGCCTATTGGCTTCGCGGTGGCCCTGATAGCCCTCCTGGCTAAACTGGAGAAGAGGCCCTTCGACCTCCCCCACGCCAAGCAGGAGATCGCAGCAGGGTGGCAAACGGAGTTCTCCGGAAGAAGCCTCGCGTACCTCAGGCTGTACAGCGACTTAAGCATGACTTGGGGCATCTCGCTCGTCACAACATTTTACCTAGGCGGGCCGCTCGGGCCGGGGTACCCGGAGCTAGGCCCTGTTGCAGGCTTCCTGTGGTTCGGCCTGAAAGCCCTCCTGGTGAGCATTGCAATCACCTTGGTCAGTGCCTCGAGCGGCCGTATAAGGGCAGTGGGGCTTGCCAGGCGCTTTTGGGGTAGGCTGTTCCCCCTCACTCTTATCCAGCTGGTTCTAGCTTTTCTCCTAAGGTGGTTTGTATGCTGGTAG
- a CDS encoding NADH-quinone oxidoreductase subunit K, producing MSGELVIVSTALTLVTAGLAAIAATRNMMKVIMGLQSMVLGSLLLLGLACANSGATAQDIFLLVAIAAAATEALAMAIIILVWERFRTIDPQEVSELRW from the coding sequence ATGAGTGGTGAGCTTGTGATCGTGAGTACGGCTCTCACACTGGTAACAGCGGGCCTCGCGGCTATAGCTGCCACGAGAAACATGATGAAGGTGATAATGGGGCTCCAGTCCATGGTCCTCGGCTCGCTCCTCCTCCTGGGCCTTGCCTGCGCGAACTCCGGGGCTACGGCTCAGGACATTTTCCTTCTCGTCGCAATAGCAGCCGCGGCGACTGAAGCCCTCGCCATGGCCATCATCATACTCGTCTGGGAGCGCTTCAGGACCATCGATCCGCAGGAGGTCTCTGAGCTGAGGTGGTGA
- a CDS encoding NADH-quinone oxidoreductase subunit 5 family protein, which translates to MLADSLVFELFAASALVTILGRSRKAVEALSVVSSLAAAALSVLYAFSSDQPSLLGLQLYDDPLSKLMLCVVNILGSLIIVYSLGYMEHDPGYVRYYSLMLFFIASMSLLVLSTDLIILYMSWELVGVCSALLISFWWEKPEARRAGLKAFTVTRIGDIGFIVAAAIILSAVGTTQIPSILSSSTRLGGQITPVALLLLLAAVGKSAQFPLFVWLPDAMEGPTSVSALIHAATMVKAGVYLISRFYPLIASSEVVLSTIVWLSTITALLSALSALGASDVKKVLAYSTINHLALMFLALGLGAWTAAQLHLVSHSLFKALLFLCAGLIIHEVGTRDLDKVWGLWGSGMKVTGVAFLIGALSLAGVPPLPGFFTKELIFTALEEKYPGLPGEVLVFTVSLLSAMYIFRLFFRLFSGCCGARRIHEHNLPMLLPIVLLASLTLGGYLVLVEVSKLLGAEPEFYDVNPLALLALVAGLLLSYAVWDRAKGWSLRKAMLPIARIADRGFYVDAAYTALASWLTGTLSSISVKLQRGIPSVNTLWLMGLLLVLLMVVLGVT; encoded by the coding sequence ATGCTCGCGGACTCCCTGGTATTTGAGCTGTTTGCGGCGTCAGCGCTCGTGACCATTCTAGGTAGGAGCAGGAAGGCGGTGGAAGCCCTCAGCGTAGTCTCTTCGCTCGCTGCGGCCGCGCTGTCAGTTCTATATGCGTTTTCCTCCGATCAGCCTTCACTGCTTGGGCTCCAGCTCTACGATGACCCCCTGTCGAAGCTGATGCTGTGCGTGGTAAACATCCTTGGGTCGCTGATCATCGTGTACAGCCTCGGCTACATGGAGCACGACCCAGGGTACGTGAGGTACTACTCCCTGATGCTCTTCTTTATAGCATCGATGAGCCTACTGGTGCTCTCAACTGACCTCATTATCCTCTACATGTCCTGGGAGCTCGTCGGCGTGTGCAGCGCGCTCCTGATCTCGTTCTGGTGGGAGAAGCCCGAGGCCAGGAGGGCTGGCCTAAAAGCCTTCACGGTCACGAGGATCGGGGACATCGGCTTCATAGTGGCCGCGGCGATCATCCTCTCAGCTGTGGGTACAACGCAGATTCCATCCATCCTATCGTCCTCCACTAGGCTCGGCGGGCAGATCACACCGGTTGCACTCCTGCTCCTCCTCGCTGCTGTAGGCAAATCGGCCCAGTTCCCGCTCTTCGTGTGGCTTCCCGACGCGATGGAGGGGCCAACCTCCGTCAGCGCGCTCATACACGCTGCAACAATGGTCAAAGCGGGAGTCTACCTGATCTCCAGGTTCTACCCGCTCATCGCCTCAAGCGAAGTAGTGCTATCGACGATTGTGTGGCTCTCAACGATCACCGCCTTGCTGTCCGCCCTGTCCGCTCTAGGAGCATCCGACGTGAAGAAAGTCCTGGCTTACAGCACCATTAACCACCTTGCACTCATGTTCCTCGCTCTCGGCCTAGGAGCGTGGACAGCCGCCCAGCTCCACCTGGTCTCCCACTCGCTATTCAAGGCCCTGCTCTTCCTCTGCGCAGGCCTCATCATACACGAGGTCGGAACGCGTGACTTGGACAAAGTGTGGGGCTTGTGGGGCAGCGGGATGAAAGTAACGGGGGTGGCCTTCCTCATCGGAGCGCTCAGCCTTGCAGGTGTCCCACCTTTACCGGGCTTCTTCACGAAAGAGCTCATATTCACGGCTCTCGAGGAGAAGTACCCAGGCTTACCGGGAGAAGTGCTAGTCTTCACGGTTTCACTTCTCTCAGCTATGTATATTTTCAGGCTGTTCTTCAGGCTGTTCTCCGGTTGCTGCGGTGCCCGAAGGATTCACGAGCATAACCTGCCTATGTTGCTACCTATAGTGCTTCTGGCCTCCTTAACGCTCGGTGGGTACCTTGTTCTCGTCGAGGTCTCTAAGCTACTCGGGGCTGAGCCGGAGTTCTACGATGTAAACCCCCTTGCGCTCCTAGCGCTCGTCGCGGGCCTGCTGCTGTCCTATGCCGTCTGGGACAGGGCGAAGGGATGGAGTCTCAGGAAAGCTATGTTGCCGATTGCACGCATAGCCGATAGGGGCTTCTACGTTGACGCCGCCTACACAGCTCTCGCCTCCTGGTTGACTGGAACCCTCTCCAGTATCTCTGTTAAGCTTCAGAGAGGCATCCCATCGGTCAACACCCTGTGGCTTATGGGCTTGCTCCTAGTTCTTCTGATGGTTGTCCTGGGGGTGACGTAG
- a CDS encoding complex I subunit 5 family protein, whose protein sequence is MTLEETVIITTLAGELSLILTRVKSGEARRVASTIAAASVLAYLLLCSASERSLAGFIGLTSTAIGLVAVLAAYSLLSEDVSAHNALTVALCSSATLLAASTDLIRLFIAWEVLSVSVVALTAYHRDKEGAEAALKYIMLCGAGTALALAGIALTVVETGNTSIEAARSASPLAKTLLLAGFGVEAALFPLHFWLPDAHMAAPSTASAVLSGIAIESAAVLVYRLVGGDQLMRTIIAPLALAGALVGNLSALRQDDLKRLLAYSSVANVNYILLAWSTGNALATRYAFLHILAHGLLKASLFIVSGVLLAVYGTRSLSRLSGTASRDNILKFTVVLAAMGLTGAPPLPTFWSELYMGVGLFQSSLALGLGFLASVVISFAYYLRVVYTLAAGSGEPLHGKRLPSILALSLVSASILVFLLYAKVLENFLPSL, encoded by the coding sequence ATGACGCTTGAAGAAACTGTTATTATCACTACTCTCGCAGGGGAACTGTCGCTGATCTTGACCAGAGTCAAAAGCGGGGAGGCTCGACGAGTAGCCTCGACGATAGCTGCCGCCAGCGTGCTGGCCTACCTTCTTCTCTGCTCCGCCTCTGAAAGATCGCTGGCGGGCTTCATCGGCTTAACCTCAACGGCGATAGGGCTGGTTGCAGTCCTGGCGGCCTATAGCCTGCTCAGCGAGGATGTTTCAGCCCACAACGCGTTAACAGTGGCTCTCTGCTCCTCCGCCACACTGCTCGCGGCTTCGACGGACCTCATAAGGCTCTTCATCGCCTGGGAGGTTCTCAGCGTCTCCGTCGTAGCCCTCACTGCCTACCATAGGGACAAGGAGGGTGCCGAAGCCGCCCTGAAGTACATAATGCTGTGCGGAGCTGGAACAGCGCTAGCGCTGGCGGGAATCGCGCTTACAGTGGTGGAGACCGGCAACACGTCGATCGAGGCAGCCCGATCCGCAAGCCCGCTGGCGAAAACGCTCTTGCTTGCAGGCTTCGGCGTCGAAGCCGCGCTCTTCCCCCTGCACTTCTGGCTCCCAGATGCGCACATGGCTGCACCCAGCACCGCGAGCGCAGTCCTGTCAGGCATAGCTATAGAGTCGGCGGCCGTCCTCGTGTACAGGCTCGTGGGCGGAGACCAGCTCATGAGGACCATTATCGCGCCGCTCGCGCTAGCGGGGGCGCTGGTAGGGAACCTGTCGGCACTCAGGCAGGACGACCTAAAAAGGCTCCTAGCCTACAGCAGCGTGGCGAACGTGAACTACATCCTGCTCGCGTGGTCAACAGGGAACGCGCTCGCCACAAGATACGCCTTCCTCCACATACTAGCCCACGGCCTCCTGAAGGCCTCGCTTTTCATCGTTTCAGGTGTGCTCCTAGCCGTCTACGGCACGAGGTCGCTCTCAAGGCTGTCGGGCACGGCCTCGAGGGACAATATCCTGAAGTTCACAGTGGTGCTGGCGGCAATGGGCCTAACCGGAGCCCCACCACTCCCGACTTTCTGGAGCGAGCTTTACATGGGTGTCGGGCTGTTCCAGAGCAGTCTCGCTCTCGGGCTAGGCTTCCTGGCCTCCGTCGTGATCTCCTTCGCGTACTACCTCAGAGTAGTGTACACCCTAGCTGCGGGAAGCGGGGAACCTCTGCACGGGAAGCGTTTACCCTCCATTCTAGCACTGAGCCTGGTGTCCGCGAGCATCCTCGTTTTCCTCCTCTACGCCAAGGTGCTTGAGAATTTTTTACCATCTCTTTAA
- the ndhC gene encoding NADH-quinone oxidoreductase subunit A produces MPSPATTLFLVTSVGLLAGALVVLLALLLERGPEGRFKRVRYEAGNPPSGEAKTRLPFQYYGYVILYLGVEPLVVLLYLLPFSSSRASLIPVASVLALLLPVVAWGVAMSDKIEDWRI; encoded by the coding sequence ATGCCTAGCCCCGCTACGACGCTATTCCTCGTCACGTCGGTAGGTCTTCTTGCGGGCGCGTTAGTTGTACTGCTAGCGTTGCTCCTCGAGAGGGGTCCAGAGGGCAGGTTCAAGCGCGTCAGGTACGAGGCAGGCAACCCGCCCTCGGGGGAGGCCAAGACCAGGCTGCCTTTCCAGTACTACGGTTACGTGATCCTGTACCTCGGGGTCGAGCCCCTGGTCGTGCTTCTCTACTTGCTCCCCTTCTCCAGCTCCAGGGCCTCTCTCATCCCCGTAGCCTCGGTCCTGGCTCTGCTCCTCCCCGTCGTCGCCTGGGGTGTCGCCATGTCTGACAAGATCGAGGATTGGAGGATTTAG
- a CDS encoding NADH-quinone oxidoreductase subunit B, with the protein MSCPFGFVLVGNIEESARKATKWLVEKTPIRSLRDWAIAFSLWPVHFTTSCCGAEFAAASAPRFDAERFGFLPFNSPRQTNLLVIEGTLTRKMGEAAKIVYDQMPWPKFVIAMGACAIDGGLFYNSYNIVKPKDILPVEYFIPGCPPRPEAVARAILMLQEKVRKGEWSRTR; encoded by the coding sequence ATGTCGTGCCCCTTCGGGTTCGTGCTTGTGGGGAACATCGAGGAGTCCGCCAGGAAGGCCACAAAGTGGCTCGTGGAGAAAACCCCGATCAGGTCCCTGCGCGACTGGGCTATAGCGTTCAGCCTCTGGCCCGTCCACTTCACCACTTCCTGCTGCGGAGCCGAGTTCGCCGCGGCTAGCGCGCCACGCTTCGACGCGGAGCGCTTCGGATTCCTACCATTCAACTCCCCACGGCAGACCAACCTGCTTGTGATCGAGGGAACGCTCACGAGGAAGATGGGTGAAGCCGCGAAGATAGTCTACGACCAGATGCCTTGGCCCAAGTTCGTGATAGCCATGGGCGCGTGCGCTATCGACGGGGGGCTGTTCTACAACAGCTACAACATCGTGAAGCCCAAGGACATTTTACCCGTCGAGTACTTCATACCCGGTTGCCCGCCCAGGCCTGAAGCAGTCGCCCGTGCGATTTTGATGCTCCAGGAGAAGGTGAGGAAGGGTGAGTGGAGCAGAACCCGTTAG
- a CDS encoding NADH-quinone oxidoreductase subunit C encodes MSGAEPVSLVEQKLREKGFEAAAARGVVKVRATPDRLRELAEETVNLGFDHLASVEGVDWPQEGVVEVVYHAESYREDLRGVLVEIRVRVPRDDPKLPSLIDVWPNAILLERETWEMLGVVFEGNPDLRRLLLPPDWSGPPPLRKDFKVVEEGTYVEVE; translated from the coding sequence GTGAGTGGAGCAGAACCCGTTAGCCTGGTTGAGCAGAAGCTGAGGGAAAAGGGGTTCGAGGCAGCCGCTGCGCGCGGAGTAGTCAAGGTGAGAGCGACCCCTGATAGGCTGCGCGAGCTCGCGGAGGAGACAGTTAACCTGGGCTTCGACCACCTCGCCTCCGTTGAGGGTGTAGACTGGCCTCAGGAGGGGGTCGTAGAGGTCGTCTACCACGCTGAAAGCTACCGCGAGGACCTGAGAGGCGTGCTCGTCGAGATAAGGGTGCGCGTTCCCCGCGACGACCCGAAGCTCCCGAGCCTCATCGACGTTTGGCCAAACGCCATACTCCTGGAGAGGGAGACGTGGGAGATGCTCGGGGTGGTTTTCGAGGGGAACCCGGACCTGCGCAGGCTACTACTACCCCCAGACTGGTCCGGGCCCCCGCCGCTAAGGAAGGATTTCAAGGTGGTGGAGGAGGGTACCTATGTTGAGGTCGAGTGA
- a CDS encoding NADH-quinone oxidoreductase subunit D codes for MLRSSEAGGVVYSRLIAKEGDESTYELFIGPQHPASGHMRFIVRLEGDIIVSVDPDIGYVHRTMEKLAEGREVIKSIPLLERMTIIDSHNVTLGLVRALEKLLDVEPPPRARYLRTLLSEINRIASHLYGMGIAGIMLNHSTMFMWAFGDREVWIQLAEDLSGSRLTHTYSVPGGVRRDLPQGFADKAEKAIRYMEKRLRDYMAIFLDNPQVRARYEGVGVLRKSEASRLGIVGPNLRASGIRYDARLAEDYAAYSELEFEVPVREEGDALARMLVRVEEIKQSMSIIRQVLRKIPDGPFFSEKYLRLLPPPLREQVAKTGRVKFPGVFASLKLPEGDAVSRVEMGHGEIFYHVTGNGSTKPYRLRVVTPSFRNVILFRYLMPGHRFMDFPAIYGSLDYFPPEADR; via the coding sequence ATGTTGAGGTCGAGTGAGGCAGGCGGAGTGGTTTACAGCAGGCTCATTGCTAAGGAGGGAGACGAGTCGACGTACGAGCTCTTCATAGGTCCTCAGCACCCCGCTTCAGGGCATATGCGCTTCATAGTACGCCTTGAGGGGGACATCATAGTGAGCGTGGACCCGGACATAGGCTATGTCCACCGCACCATGGAGAAGCTGGCCGAGGGCCGCGAGGTCATCAAGTCCATACCGCTCCTCGAGAGGATGACGATAATCGACAGCCACAACGTGACGTTAGGCCTGGTACGCGCGCTCGAGAAGCTGCTGGACGTGGAGCCGCCCCCACGAGCCAGGTACCTGCGCACCCTGCTCAGCGAGATCAACAGGATCGCCAGCCACCTCTACGGGATGGGGATAGCCGGGATCATGCTCAACCACTCAACCATGTTCATGTGGGCTTTCGGGGACAGAGAGGTGTGGATACAGCTAGCGGAGGACCTGAGCGGCTCGAGGCTAACCCACACGTACAGCGTGCCCGGCGGGGTGAGGCGCGACCTACCCCAGGGCTTCGCGGATAAGGCTGAGAAGGCGATAAGGTACATGGAAAAGAGGCTCAGAGACTACATGGCGATATTCCTCGACAACCCCCAGGTTCGGGCGAGGTACGAGGGTGTTGGTGTTCTGAGGAAGAGCGAGGCCAGCAGGCTCGGGATAGTCGGGCCGAACCTGAGGGCCAGCGGCATCAGGTACGACGCGAGGCTAGCCGAGGACTACGCCGCCTACAGCGAGCTGGAGTTCGAGGTGCCGGTGCGCGAGGAGGGCGACGCCCTCGCCAGGATGCTCGTGAGGGTCGAGGAGATAAAGCAGAGCATGAGCATCATACGACAGGTTTTGAGGAAGATCCCCGACGGGCCATTCTTCTCGGAAAAGTACCTGCGCCTCCTCCCGCCTCCTCTCCGCGAGCAGGTTGCGAAGACCGGGAGGGTGAAGTTCCCCGGAGTGTTCGCTTCACTCAAGCTGCCGGAGGGTGACGCGGTTAGCCGGGTGGAGATGGGCCACGGGGAGATATTCTACCACGTGACCGGGAACGGCTCCACGAAGCCCTACAGGCTCCGCGTCGTAACCCCCTCCTTCCGCAACGTCATACTCTTCAGGTACCTGATGCCCGGGCACAGGTTTATGGACTTCCCGGCGATTTACGGTAGCCTAGACTACTTCCCGCCTGAGGCGGACAGGTGA